The genomic DNA AACAACGGCAACAAAGGTTTAATGATTAACGGCAAAGTAATCTTAAAAAAGTTTACGATGGGGTTCGCTCCCTCTAAGCTCGATGCTTCGTATAGATCTTTCGGGATTGATTGCAACATGCCTAAGCATAAAATAAACATATAGGGGTAACCTAAATAAACATTCACCAGCAAGATTTTGGTTTTCGACATGGTGATGTCAGTATCCCAAGCCACCTGAAATTGAAACAGCGCATCTAAGGCGTGGTTAATCTGCCCAAAGTTCTGATTGAACAGTGCTTTAAAAACGAGCATTAGAATAAAGGCTGGCACCGAGTAAGGTAAAATCAATAGCAGCTGATAAATACTGCGGCCTTTGATTGGGTCCCATTGCACGAAACTCGCTAAGACAATTCCCAGCATAAATGTTGCGGCCACGGAGAATATAGAAAAGAAAATGGTCCAGGTAAAAATTGATAAAAATGGTTTTAACATATCTTTATCAGTGACGACTCTTATGTAGTTATCCAAACCAACGTTAACTTGGAAACCGGGAGAGACATAATCGCCATTGGGTAGCTCGAAGAAGCCAGTTTCAAAATTTGCGGAAACCTGCTCCCCTGTATCTTGATTGACCAACACATCGTCTTTTTCAGCGATCCACAATGGGTGTATTTCTGCATATTCCCGTAATTTAGATTTCGCGAGCTCTGTACCATTAGGCAGCACCAGCTTGATATCGGCGAGTGGTTGTCGGTAAGTAATCACAGACTTTCTTGGGGCTTCTTCCAGCGCTGGCTCTTCGTTGATTGGCACCATGGG from Reinekea marina includes the following:
- the malF gene encoding maltose ABC transporter permease MalF → MANANAIPMAPEMTAQERWKTVIQYGLVCTLSVFFLYITFLMYAQGEMLYAGIMLVFTCAFAFVFTSDRAYVWRYIFPSLVGVSFFIIMPILYTLGLTFTNKSNLHLLEYEQAKNYFLSQTYIAEGSESYGLKIYHQGDQFHLALVANDDQMFITQDPIGLDNSEAIKLPMVPINEEPALEEAPRKSVITYRQPLADIKLVLPNGTELAKSKLREYAEIHPLWIAEKDDVLVNQDTGEQVSANFETGFFELPNGDYVSPGFQVNVGLDNYIRVVTDKDMLKPFLSIFTWTIFFSIFSVAATFMLGIVLASFVQWDPIKGRSIYQLLLILPYSVPAFILMLVFKALFNQNFGQINHALDALFQFQVAWDTDITMSKTKILLVNVYLGYPYMFILCLGMLQSIPKDLYEASSLEGANPIVNFFKITLPLIIKPLLPLLIASFAFNFNNFVLIQLLTRGAPLMLASNPPAGGTDLLVNYAYRLAFLGDTQDYALGATISTFIFVMIGIMAVFYLKALKVKIGVQK